One part of the Lycium ferocissimum isolate CSIRO_LF1 unplaced genomic scaffold, AGI_CSIRO_Lferr_CH_V1 ctg15162, whole genome shotgun sequence genome encodes these proteins:
- the LOC132042414 gene encoding uncharacterized protein LOC132042414 — translation MKRAASDDGDGGAKKAPRMSPGPSRRSPSYSIETDPSEDPTESSYDTDPSEDPATIPPEMLTPRAEDSAEGGYDTDPSEDPSEDSYDTDPSEDPSMTPPESPIPGAEDPVEDGYDTDISEDQAMTPPELHTSTEEDSYEADLSEPSSGTTEERISYGTPVVSESEYVSPATSESGMAYSLPRSPVSRDLSDHPLATPSDSDVGDGGGRVGREQTDEDDGGHTSHGSSPGQIRN, via the coding sequence atgaagagggccGCGTCTGATGATGGAgatgggggtgccaagaaggcccccAGGATGTCACCGGGGCCGAGTAGGCGGAGCCCCAGTTATTCGATTGAGAcggatccttcggaggatcccacggAGAGCAGCTATGATACCGATCCttcggaggacccagcgacaATTCCTCCGGAGATGTTGACCCCCAGGGCAGAGGATTCTGCGGAGGGCGGCTACGATACAGACCCCTCGGAGGATCCTTCGGAGGATAGTTACgacacggatccgtccgagGACCCATCTATGACTCCTCCAGAGTCTCCGATTCCTGGAGCAGAGGATCCCGTGGAGGATGGTTATGACACAGATATTTCGGAGGATCAGGCGATGACCCCTCCAGAGCTTCATACCTCCACggaggaggatagttatgagGCAGACCTATCGGAGCCTTCTTCTGGGACTACGGAGGAGAGGATTTCCTACGGTACGCCAGTTGTTTCTGAGAGTGAGTATGTCAGCCCGGCTACCTCGGAGAGTGGTATGGCTTACTCTTTGCCCCGGTCACCTGTGAGCCGGGATTTGTCTGATCATCCACTCGCTACCCCCTCCGATTCAGATGTGGGTGATGGCGGAGGCCGAGTAGGTAGGGAGCAGACAGACGAGGATGATGGTGGACACACCTCTCACGGCAGCTCCCCAGGTCAGATTCGAAATTGA